One Microbacterium esteraromaticum genomic window carries:
- a CDS encoding DUF305 domain-containing protein, translated as MRIRTLTVGALAVVTALTLAGCTNPGEEMEGMDHGSASAAPDASAKAIATAQADIDFAMNMIAHHQQAVEMSDVLLAKEGTIAQVAELAERIKAAQQPEIETMREWLSAWGQDPEMEGMHHGDGMMSADDMAALQEADGPAASRLFLEQMIVHHEGAVEMAEQQLSAGKDADALELAQRMIDDQTAEIDEMRSMLDAL; from the coding sequence ATGCGAATTCGCACACTCACCGTCGGCGCGCTCGCCGTCGTGACAGCCCTCACCCTCGCCGGATGCACGAACCCCGGCGAAGAGATGGAGGGAATGGACCACGGATCGGCCAGCGCCGCACCGGATGCGAGCGCGAAAGCGATCGCGACCGCGCAGGCCGACATCGACTTCGCGATGAACATGATCGCCCACCACCAGCAGGCCGTCGAGATGTCCGACGTGCTGCTGGCCAAAGAGGGCACGATCGCGCAGGTCGCTGAGCTCGCCGAGCGGATCAAGGCCGCGCAGCAGCCCGAGATCGAGACCATGCGGGAATGGCTGTCCGCCTGGGGGCAGGATCCCGAGATGGAGGGCATGCATCACGGCGACGGAATGATGTCGGCCGACGACATGGCCGCCCTGCAGGAGGCCGACGGCCCCGCCGCGTCGCGGCTGTTCCTCGAGCAGATGATCGTGCACCATGAGGGCGCCGTCGAGATGGCCGAGCAGCAGCTCTCGGCCGGGAAGGACGCCGATGCCCTCGAGCTCGCTCAGCGCATGATCGACGACCAGACCGCCGAGATCGACGAGATGCGCTCGATGCTCGACGCTCTCTGA